In one Vibrio sp. VB16 genomic region, the following are encoded:
- a CDS encoding H-NS family histone-like protein, whose amino-acid sequence MSELTKTLLNIRSLRAFARELTFEQLEEALEKLTVVVEERRSAADEEKAALAEREAKLAEYAQMIAKDGIDVEDLISALSGETKTKTRKKREPRPAKYKYVDTNGEEKTWTGQGRTPSTIQSQLDAGKPLDDFLI is encoded by the coding sequence ATGTCAGAACTTACAAAAACGCTGCTCAATATTCGTAGTCTGCGTGCCTTTGCTCGCGAATTAACTTTTGAGCAATTAGAAGAAGCCCTAGAAAAACTTACCGTCGTTGTTGAAGAACGTCGTTCAGCAGCAGACGAAGAAAAAGCAGCATTAGCAGAAAGAGAAGCTAAGCTAGCTGAATATGCCCAGATGATTGCAAAAGATGGCATTGATGTTGAAGATTTAATTTCTGCATTATCTGGCGAAACCAAAACAAAAACTCGCAAGAAGCGCGAACCTCGCCCAGCTAAATATAAATATGTTGATACAAATGGCGAAGAAAAAACTTGGACAGGTCAAGGTAGAACACCATCTACTATCCAATCGCAGCTTGATGCTGGTAAACCTTTAGATGATTTCCTTATCTAA
- a CDS encoding inosine/guanosine kinase, producing MKFPGQRKSKHYFPVNARDPLVTQVQTNKRMTRTHIIGIDQTLVDIEARVPDHFIEKYGLSKGHSLVIDDETAEALYQQLKRDELISNEFAGGTIGNTLHNYSVLADDKSTLLGVMSKDIEIGSYGYRYLCNTSSRMDLNYLQSVTGAIGRCFALISDNGERTFAISEGQMNQLRPDSIPESIFENASALVLTAYLVRCKEGDPMPDATMRAIEYAKKYHVPVVLTLGTKFVIQDDPLFWQQFLNDHVSVVAMNEDEAEALTGNADPLLAADKALDWVDLVLCTAGPVGLFMAGYTEESAKRPTTLPLLPGAIAEFNEFEFSRPTIKDACESPIKVYSHIAPYMGGPEKIKNTNGAGDAALSALLHDMAANRYHKENVPNSSKHQYPYLTYSSFSQVCKYSNRASYEVLVQHSPRLSRGLPEREDSLEEAYWER from the coding sequence ATGAAATTTCCCGGTCAACGCAAATCTAAACACTACTTTCCCGTTAATGCGCGCGATCCTTTAGTGACTCAAGTACAAACTAATAAAAGGATGACAAGAACGCATATCATTGGGATTGATCAAACATTAGTGGATATCGAAGCTCGAGTGCCCGATCATTTCATCGAAAAATATGGTCTCAGTAAAGGTCATTCGCTGGTTATTGATGACGAAACAGCGGAGGCACTTTATCAGCAACTAAAACGCGATGAACTGATAAGCAATGAGTTTGCGGGTGGAACGATAGGAAATACGCTACATAATTATTCCGTTCTTGCTGATGACAAATCGACCCTGTTGGGTGTGATGAGCAAAGACATTGAAATCGGCAGCTATGGGTATCGCTATTTGTGTAATACCTCTAGCCGTATGGATCTTAACTACCTTCAATCAGTCACTGGCGCGATTGGACGCTGTTTTGCGTTGATATCGGACAACGGTGAACGAACCTTCGCTATAAGTGAAGGACAGATGAATCAGCTGCGTCCAGATAGTATCCCTGAATCGATTTTTGAAAATGCTTCTGCTTTGGTGTTAACGGCGTATTTGGTCCGTTGTAAAGAAGGCGACCCGATGCCGGATGCAACAATGCGAGCGATAGAGTACGCCAAAAAATATCATGTCCCTGTGGTGCTTACGCTTGGTACAAAGTTTGTTATTCAAGATGACCCACTGTTTTGGCAACAGTTTTTAAACGACCATGTGTCAGTTGTTGCGATGAACGAAGACGAAGCCGAGGCGCTCACCGGTAATGCAGACCCTCTGTTAGCAGCAGACAAGGCGTTGGATTGGGTTGACTTAGTATTGTGTACCGCGGGCCCTGTAGGGCTGTTTATGGCTGGTTATACCGAAGAGAGTGCCAAAAGACCAACCACGTTGCCACTGTTGCCTGGCGCTATCGCGGAGTTCAATGAATTCGAGTTTAGTCGACCAACCATCAAGGATGCGTGTGAGTCACCAATCAAGGTTTATTCGCATATTGCGCCTTATATGGGAGGACCTGAAAAAATTAAAAATACCAATGGAGCAGGGGATGCGGCACTTTCTGCGTTGTTGCATGATATGGCTGCAAATAGATATCACAAAGAAAATGTGCCAAATTCAAGTAAGCATCAATACCCTTATTTAACGTATTCCTCGTTCTCTCAAGTGTGTAAATATTCAAACAGAGCGAGCTATGAAGTATTAGTACAACATTCCCCCCGATTATCAAGAGGATTACCTGAGCGCGAAGATAGTTTAGAGGAAGCGTATTGGGAGAGATAA
- a CDS encoding DUF2057 family protein: MKRIFYVLIGLVLSGAVSSAELIPGKNIRVLVINEQEPESWSGPYELKDGFTQVVVKVSARLGKGSSKKVFDSAPFIMMFETNGQDLEIIAPQMNNYEWATRHFEGVPKMRLVDSNGDVEYTYQKLEGKDGFMPYQDVDELVVEHNENNAIFFGSEAEITAKAELAAVAATTAAAGSSVGNESAAKGSLSGSSVNLDQLKAWYLKASKAERKEFRRWMIDQE; this comes from the coding sequence ATGAAACGCATATTCTATGTGCTAATTGGTTTAGTGCTATCAGGTGCAGTATCGTCAGCTGAGTTGATTCCAGGTAAAAATATACGGGTTTTGGTAATAAATGAACAAGAACCTGAATCTTGGAGTGGCCCCTACGAGTTAAAGGATGGGTTTACTCAGGTGGTAGTAAAAGTATCTGCGCGGCTCGGAAAAGGTTCAAGTAAGAAAGTGTTTGACTCTGCCCCATTCATAATGATGTTTGAAACCAATGGACAAGACTTAGAAATTATTGCACCTCAAATGAACAATTATGAGTGGGCAACTCGACATTTTGAAGGCGTACCAAAAATGAGATTGGTCGATTCGAATGGGGATGTAGAATATACCTACCAGAAACTCGAAGGCAAAGATGGCTTTATGCCGTACCAAGATGTTGATGAACTTGTTGTAGAGCACAACGAGAACAACGCCATCTTCTTCGGTAGCGAGGCTGAAATTACCGCGAAAGCGGAATTAGCAGCAGTTGCAGCAACAACCGCTGCGGCAGGAAGTTCTGTTGGGAATGAGAGCGCTGCAAAAGGAAGTTTATCTGGCAGCAGTGTTAACCTCGATCAACTAAAAGCTTGGTATCTAAAAGCCTCTAAAGCCGAGCGTAAAGAATTCCGTAGATGGATGATTGACCAAGAATAA
- a CDS encoding porin, with protein MKKTLLALSVLLASTAANASIEVYNKDGATVNIGGDLEVVYVKGTDDGSHVEQQIQDADIKFDVRYAVSDELSVGGYWEFQGDTDNTTQGGSSAMGDVYFAFYTASAGSFKVGDLCSIGDDLGLGNDFQFGVTSTVDQADVCGDETVRWDYSSDMFYVSAAYRDDQRSDDTKPDLADIKAGLTMAGFNLMGYYGTSNKAEQDTFALEASYAFSAANIGLGYYDVEDSGSVIALTGDYTIEKVTLSAGVDLVDPEAAGSDDVTNYFVNAGYAIAPATTLYAEIGGNDVDDSEVGYAVGAKVEF; from the coding sequence ATGAAAAAGACTCTATTAGCATTATCAGTACTTCTTGCGTCAACGGCAGCTAACGCAAGCATCGAAGTTTACAACAAAGACGGCGCTACAGTTAACATCGGCGGCGACCTAGAAGTTGTTTATGTTAAAGGTACTGACGACGGTTCTCATGTTGAGCAGCAAATCCAAGATGCTGACATCAAATTTGATGTTCGCTACGCAGTAAGTGATGAGCTTTCTGTTGGTGGTTACTGGGAATTCCAAGGTGACACTGACAATACTACTCAGGGCGGTAGCTCAGCTATGGGTGATGTTTACTTTGCATTCTACACTGCATCTGCTGGTTCTTTCAAAGTTGGTGACCTATGTAGCATCGGTGATGATCTAGGTCTTGGTAATGACTTCCAGTTCGGTGTTACTTCTACAGTTGACCAAGCTGACGTTTGTGGCGACGAAACTGTACGTTGGGATTACTCTAGCGACATGTTCTACGTATCAGCTGCATACCGTGATGACCAACGTTCTGATGACACAAAACCTGATCTTGCAGACATTAAAGCTGGACTTACAATGGCTGGCTTTAACCTAATGGGTTACTACGGTACTTCAAACAAAGCTGAACAAGATACTTTTGCTTTAGAAGCTAGCTACGCATTCTCTGCTGCTAACATCGGTCTTGGCTACTACGACGTAGAAGATTCAGGCAGCGTAATCGCACTAACAGGTGACTACACTATCGAGAAAGTAACACTTTCTGCAGGTGTTGATTTAGTTGACCCTGAAGCAGCTGGTTCTGACGACGTTACTAACTACTTCGTTAACGCAGGTTACGCAATTGCTCCAGCTACAACGCTTTACGCTGAAATTGGCGGCAACGACGTAGACGATAGCGAAGTTGGCTATGCTGTAGGCGCTAAAGTAGAATTCTAA
- the dinG gene encoding ATP-dependent DNA helicase DinG: protein MHNPKVQKSIRDSYQNLQHQLDDFVPRRAQNYLVAEIAKTLSGDYHKKNRIIVAEAGTGIGKSLAYLMAAIPCAVLNNRKIVISTATVALQEQLLDKDLPLFRRITNLEFSFILAKGRQRYCCAEKLATACGADGGQLAIFEIKPKKKDIELLETMHHALMEGKWDGDRDAWPKPIKDELWLTIVSDKHSCNNGLPVHRGCPFQKARAELDKNDVIIANHSLVMADIELGGGVILSEPDNTIYIFDEAHHLPKVARDHSSAAASLKGAAIWLEKLNQSSSKFTSLADEKRVNRFRNELQDSVQELVPALTQLSKQFDATQFEDKAYRFEHGDLPQWLELQSKELKLLSGKASLALGKIADLIAERLKDGELSNKIAEPTLAEIGFYSQRLENLAKVWHLMAEPKKEKGAPLVKWLELSPDREGDFIVNVSPLEVGWQLDQQIWSRCVGAVLTSATIRALNSFDFFCRQAGVSAKKEDGVQFLALASPFNYQDNAELLIPAMKYEPQAPEFTDYVAELLPSLIIEDKANLILFASYWQMKQVTEIVSAQFKKKGWTLQVQGQSSRTEILNRHKTLIQCGKTSVLFGTSSFSEGLDLPGNLLENLIITKIPFAVPTSPVEQAHSEYIESRGGNPFMQISVPEASKKLIQSVGRLLRKEQDSGRVIILDRRVVSKRYGKLLLDALPPFKRTIE, encoded by the coding sequence ATGCATAATCCTAAAGTCCAAAAATCGATTCGCGATAGCTATCAAAACCTACAACACCAATTAGATGATTTCGTCCCTAGACGAGCACAAAACTATTTGGTTGCAGAAATAGCGAAAACGTTGTCAGGGGACTACCATAAAAAAAATCGTATAATAGTGGCGGAAGCGGGAACGGGAATAGGCAAGTCCCTCGCCTATTTGATGGCAGCGATCCCATGCGCAGTGTTAAACAATCGAAAGATAGTTATCTCTACTGCAACTGTGGCGCTGCAAGAACAACTTTTAGACAAAGACTTACCTCTTTTTAGACGCATTACCAATTTAGAGTTCTCATTTATCCTCGCAAAAGGCAGACAGCGTTATTGTTGTGCAGAAAAACTGGCCACAGCGTGCGGCGCAGATGGCGGACAACTGGCTATTTTTGAAATCAAACCAAAGAAAAAAGACATTGAATTGCTAGAAACCATGCATCATGCGCTGATGGAAGGTAAGTGGGACGGTGATAGAGATGCGTGGCCAAAGCCGATTAAGGATGAACTTTGGCTGACCATTGTCAGCGATAAGCATAGCTGCAATAACGGCTTACCTGTCCATAGAGGATGTCCATTTCAAAAAGCGCGCGCTGAACTTGACAAGAATGACGTTATTATCGCTAACCATAGTTTGGTCATGGCGGATATCGAGCTTGGAGGCGGCGTTATTCTTTCGGAACCTGACAATACTATTTATATCTTCGATGAAGCCCACCACCTACCGAAAGTGGCGAGAGACCATTCGTCTGCCGCCGCCAGTTTGAAAGGTGCGGCCATTTGGTTAGAAAAACTGAATCAGTCTTCGAGCAAATTTACCAGCTTGGCCGATGAAAAGCGCGTCAATCGCTTTCGTAATGAATTACAAGACTCAGTGCAAGAACTAGTGCCAGCTTTAACACAATTAAGTAAACAGTTTGATGCGACTCAATTCGAAGACAAAGCCTATCGATTTGAACACGGCGACTTACCTCAATGGTTAGAACTGCAATCCAAGGAACTGAAACTTTTGTCGGGTAAGGCCAGCCTGGCCCTTGGAAAAATAGCCGACCTTATAGCCGAAAGGCTTAAAGACGGTGAGCTTTCTAATAAAATTGCAGAACCGACACTAGCGGAAATCGGCTTTTATAGTCAACGATTAGAAAACTTGGCTAAGGTCTGGCATTTAATGGCCGAACCTAAAAAAGAAAAGGGCGCCCCATTAGTTAAATGGCTAGAGCTAAGCCCAGATAGAGAGGGAGACTTCATTGTAAACGTTTCACCGTTGGAAGTCGGCTGGCAATTAGATCAACAAATATGGAGTCGATGTGTCGGCGCAGTGCTGACTTCGGCCACAATCCGTGCGCTGAACTCTTTTGATTTTTTCTGTCGTCAAGCGGGGGTAAGCGCAAAGAAAGAAGATGGAGTGCAGTTTTTGGCTTTGGCTTCGCCGTTTAATTATCAAGATAATGCTGAGCTACTTATACCCGCGATGAAATATGAACCGCAGGCGCCAGAGTTTACCGACTACGTAGCGGAACTTCTGCCGAGCTTAATAATAGAAGACAAAGCGAACCTAATTCTATTTGCTTCGTACTGGCAGATGAAACAGGTTACCGAAATTGTTTCTGCTCAATTTAAAAAGAAGGGCTGGACGCTGCAAGTTCAGGGACAGTCATCAAGAACAGAGATTCTAAATAGGCATAAAACATTGATACAGTGCGGCAAAACAAGTGTGTTATTTGGTACAAGCAGTTTTTCAGAAGGTCTCGATTTGCCTGGTAACCTGCTTGAGAACCTTATTATTACCAAAATTCCCTTCGCGGTTCCAACCTCGCCAGTGGAGCAAGCCCATTCGGAATATATTGAAAGTCGAGGTGGTAATCCTTTTATGCAGATCTCTGTACCTGAAGCGAGCAAAAAACTCATTCAATCCGTTGGCCGTTTACTGCGTAAAGAGCAAGATTCTGGTAGAGTTATCATTCTTGATCGAAGAGTAGTGAGTAAACGATACGGAAAACTACTGCTCGACGCCTTACCCCCATTTAAACGAACTATTGAGTAA
- a CDS encoding sulfite exporter TauE/SafE family protein: protein MEMLEPTMLVILALVAFAAGFIDAVAGGGGMLTVPALLSIGLPPHIALGTNKLAATFASSTAAVTFYRKRLFTPELWKHAFYSTLIGATIGTLVVDALSTEWLEKALPVIILATAIYTIWHKTPEANENVLPKPCKKLNRIQWIQGFTLGFYDGVAGPGTGAFWIVSSMAIYRMNILLSSGLSKAMNFTSNFTSLVTFAFLGHINWVLGLTMGVCLMAGAFVGAHSAIRFGAKFIRPVFVTVVSILSIKLGYDAWFADL from the coding sequence ATGGAAATGTTGGAACCAACCATGTTGGTTATTTTGGCTTTGGTTGCATTTGCCGCCGGATTTATTGATGCTGTAGCGGGTGGCGGTGGCATGTTAACCGTACCGGCCTTGCTTTCAATTGGGTTACCACCTCACATTGCTTTGGGGACCAATAAACTTGCGGCAACCTTTGCCTCTTCAACCGCAGCTGTCACTTTTTATCGCAAGCGACTGTTCACTCCAGAGTTATGGAAGCACGCCTTTTATTCGACCTTAATCGGCGCGACAATCGGCACGCTGGTTGTTGATGCGTTGAGCACTGAATGGTTGGAAAAAGCATTGCCCGTGATAATTTTGGCTACCGCTATCTATACTATTTGGCATAAAACGCCCGAGGCGAACGAAAACGTATTACCAAAGCCTTGTAAAAAACTAAATCGAATCCAATGGATACAAGGATTCACCTTAGGGTTTTATGACGGGGTTGCAGGACCCGGAACTGGTGCATTTTGGATAGTCAGCAGCATGGCGATCTATCGTATGAATATACTGCTCTCTTCTGGCCTTTCAAAAGCAATGAACTTTACGAGTAACTTCACATCCCTCGTCACCTTTGCTTTCTTGGGCCACATTAATTGGGTCTTAGGCCTAACCATGGGTGTCTGTCTGATGGCGGGTGCTTTTGTGGGCGCTCACTCCGCCATCCGCTTCGGTGCGAAGTTTATTCGACCCGTGTTTGTTACTGTTGTCAGTATTCTCTCCATTAAACTTGGTTATGATGCGTGGTTTGCCGACTTATAA
- the priC gene encoding primosomal replication protein PriC has translation MNEFNRIKTVLDDLANTAKKLDSQRGVQPRVLFDDKLFRCRSRLLSPCVQEALATFKTILGKNESRVNGEKALTPRQAEYLTEQLLDQISAISREISTNLHPEQPSTQRLSLKALQQNLIQHQEWEYRLQTLVDEKQNIVNTAPTEDKHAAEIIFNTARDRLIRCQQSRKEIEDQIAKLRDFI, from the coding sequence ATGAATGAATTCAATCGAATTAAAACCGTTTTAGATGATCTTGCAAACACAGCCAAGAAATTGGATTCCCAACGCGGCGTTCAACCTAGGGTGCTTTTTGACGACAAGTTGTTCCGCTGTCGGTCACGACTGCTCTCACCTTGTGTACAAGAGGCTCTAGCGACATTCAAAACAATACTGGGTAAAAATGAATCACGTGTTAATGGGGAAAAAGCACTCACCCCTAGGCAAGCTGAATACTTGACTGAACAACTGCTCGATCAGATAAGTGCAATATCTCGAGAGATCTCCACCAATCTACACCCAGAACAGCCGTCAACACAGCGTCTGTCACTCAAAGCACTTCAACAGAATCTTATACAACACCAAGAGTGGGAATATCGTCTGCAAACGTTAGTCGATGAAAAACAAAACATAGTCAACACAGCGCCAACCGAAGATAAGCATGCAGCCGAAATCATATTCAATACGGCAAGAGATCGTTTAATTCGTTGCCAACAATCTAGAAAAGAGATAGAAGATCAGATAGCTAAATTAAGGGACTTTATATGA
- the rsmS gene encoding pleiotropic regulatory protein RsmS, with protein sequence MTINTNNGIDTAPEEIKLAVDLIYLLESNEVNPAVALQAINIVKRDLEKRVGLMGDSSA encoded by the coding sequence ATGACCATTAATACCAACAACGGTATCGACACCGCTCCTGAAGAGATAAAACTGGCAGTGGATCTTATCTATTTGCTAGAAAGTAATGAGGTCAACCCTGCTGTGGCGCTACAGGCGATCAACATAGTCAAACGAGACCTAGAAAAACGCGTCGGACTCATGGGAGATTCATCGGCGTAA
- a CDS encoding TetR/AcrR family transcriptional regulator, with protein sequence MNEKRRVPRKEMSINRKTELVDATLRVIASDGVKAATVRSIAEEAKVTQGLIRYHFKSKDELIIAAYEKHMTNLIDVAARGSNGHYSSAKKRLAMFVQASVRPPIIDAQVIAIWAGFFQLLFHNQPMRESHKKTYHLLRNHIQQLIADVFSEESRETTDKELRQLSIACNAVLDGLWIEGGIIPDEFMTNELVETAIRGFSALTGVELSRYLGVE encoded by the coding sequence ATGAATGAGAAACGCCGAGTACCAAGAAAAGAGATGTCTATCAACCGTAAAACAGAGCTGGTTGATGCGACCCTTAGGGTAATAGCATCTGACGGCGTGAAGGCGGCAACAGTTCGCTCCATTGCAGAAGAGGCGAAAGTGACGCAAGGGCTGATTCGTTATCATTTTAAAAGCAAAGATGAACTGATCATCGCTGCTTACGAAAAACATATGACCAATCTGATTGACGTTGCTGCTCGTGGGTCGAATGGCCATTACTCTTCAGCGAAAAAACGCTTGGCGATGTTTGTACAAGCCTCGGTTAGACCGCCCATTATTGATGCGCAGGTGATAGCGATATGGGCTGGATTTTTTCAGCTTTTGTTTCATAACCAACCGATGCGCGAAAGCCACAAAAAAACCTACCACCTGTTACGGAACCATATCCAACAGCTGATAGCCGATGTATTTTCTGAAGAGTCTAGAGAGACAACAGACAAAGAATTGCGTCAGTTAAGCATTGCCTGTAATGCCGTTTTGGATGGTCTGTGGATAGAAGGCGGTATTATCCCTGATGAGTTCATGACTAACGAGCTCGTTGAAACCGCGATTCGGGGTTTTAGTGCACTGACAGGCGTTGAGCTAAGTCGCTATTTGGGTGTTGAATAA
- a CDS encoding ABC transporter permease subunit (The N-terminal region of this protein, as described by TIGR01726, is a three transmembrane segment that identifies a subfamily of ABC transporter permease subunits, which specificities that include histidine, arginine, glutamine, glutamate, L-cystine (sic), the opines (in Agrobacterium) octopine and nopaline, etc.): MHNIMVPHRIVLILLSLVLVFAAIFGLNWHWLTNYSADILNGLWKTIMLLVSTIIFGFVFAVLLGLAQVSGPKPLAWFARGFCTIIRGTPLLLQLWLLYYGLGSIFPYIPGIRQSWMWPYLTEVWPYAFIVLTISFAGYEGEVMRGALKEVPKGELEAAYAMGMHPCMVFRRIWLPRAIQRVLPTLNGEVILQLKATPLVATISFVDVYAVFSRIRQETFIVYEPLILLALLYLVIAGIITLGFWYLDRRHPSYS; this comes from the coding sequence ATGCATAACATAATGGTCCCTCACCGTATCGTCCTTATTCTGCTCAGTTTAGTACTGGTTTTTGCGGCTATTTTTGGTCTGAACTGGCACTGGTTGACGAACTATAGTGCAGATATACTCAACGGCTTATGGAAAACCATTATGCTGTTGGTGAGTACAATCATATTCGGTTTTGTTTTCGCCGTTTTGCTAGGTTTAGCTCAGGTCTCCGGCCCTAAACCATTGGCATGGTTTGCTCGAGGTTTTTGCACCATTATTCGTGGAACGCCTCTACTGCTTCAACTATGGCTTTTGTACTATGGGTTGGGATCTATCTTCCCTTATATCCCGGGAATTCGGCAGAGTTGGATGTGGCCGTATTTAACGGAGGTATGGCCGTACGCATTTATCGTACTGACGATCTCTTTTGCTGGCTATGAAGGGGAGGTCATGAGAGGGGCGCTTAAGGAAGTGCCAAAAGGTGAATTGGAAGCGGCTTATGCTATGGGGATGCACCCTTGTATGGTCTTTCGACGAATCTGGTTGCCGCGAGCGATACAAAGAGTGCTACCGACATTAAACGGTGAGGTCATCTTGCAACTCAAAGCGACCCCTCTTGTGGCGACGATATCGTTTGTTGATGTCTATGCGGTTTTCTCAAGGATCAGACAGGAGACATTTATTGTGTACGAGCCTTTAATTCTATTAGCTCTGTTGTATTTGGTGATTGCTGGGATAATTACTTTAGGTTTTTGGTATTTAGATCGCCGCCATCCGAGCTATTCGTAA
- a CDS encoding ABC transporter permease, which yields MVNYKSMSWYELLAIPPPGWGGYLLDGLVVSLQVASLGYLFGLIIGMFAANAKRRGNVLVADLVTIYTTVIRAVPELVLILLVYFALPDLINQLLSVFGAEKIEINKFSAGVLVITIVQGAYATEVIRGAMNAIPTGHIEAAESFGMHPFVTFYRITIPEMLPNALPGLSNLWLIATKDTALLAVVGFTELTLAARQAAGATKSYFLFLFAAGVLYLIVTLLSNVLFNYLEKRLNRGVKYA from the coding sequence ATGGTAAATTATAAGAGCATGAGCTGGTATGAATTGCTTGCTATACCTCCTCCCGGTTGGGGGGGGTATTTGTTGGATGGGTTAGTGGTTTCTTTACAGGTTGCGAGTCTTGGTTATCTATTTGGACTGATTATTGGCATGTTTGCCGCCAATGCTAAACGCCGTGGTAATGTCCTTGTGGCTGATCTGGTGACCATCTATACCACGGTGATACGCGCCGTACCGGAGCTTGTATTAATCTTATTGGTTTATTTTGCTCTACCGGATCTCATCAATCAGCTGCTTTCCGTTTTTGGCGCAGAAAAGATAGAAATCAATAAATTTTCCGCTGGTGTGCTGGTGATTACCATTGTACAAGGTGCCTATGCGACAGAAGTAATAAGAGGTGCCATGAATGCTATCCCTACAGGGCATATTGAAGCCGCAGAAAGTTTTGGCATGCATCCTTTTGTTACCTTCTATCGAATAACGATCCCTGAAATGCTGCCGAATGCGTTGCCAGGCCTGTCTAATCTATGGTTGATTGCGACCAAAGACACGGCGTTATTGGCGGTGGTTGGATTTACTGAGCTGACGTTGGCGGCTCGTCAGGCGGCCGGGGCCACTAAAAGTTATTTTCTATTTTTGTTCGCGGCTGGCGTGTTGTATCTCATTGTTACCTTGCTCTCTAATGTTCTATTTAACTACCTTGAAAAGCGACTTAATCGGGGGGTGAAATATGCATAA
- a CDS encoding transporter substrate-binding domain-containing protein, with translation MSIKKTVFLSCVSLGLTISQAYAAPIKVGIATEAYPPFSVPNAEGKYTGWEIDIANAVCDQAELECEIVATSWDGIIPSLVAEKIDVVAASLSITEERSKIIDFSDKYYQTGASLAVAAGSKIQSTPESLAGYKIGVQSGSIHQSYALKHFKSASIKEYQTQDEANQDLFSGRIDATLADALVLEDFLKSSEGTLCCSSAGLVAHDEALLGKGIGFGLRKGNDDLKASLNAAIEAIRKNGIYDSITQKYFEFNIYGE, from the coding sequence ATGAGTATCAAAAAAACAGTCTTCTTATCGTGTGTTTCATTAGGATTAACGATCTCTCAAGCATACGCGGCACCAATAAAAGTCGGTATTGCAACCGAGGCGTATCCCCCATTTTCTGTGCCGAACGCCGAAGGGAAATACACGGGTTGGGAAATCGATATTGCAAACGCGGTGTGCGATCAGGCAGAACTAGAGTGTGAGATTGTCGCCACGTCTTGGGACGGAATTATCCCTTCACTGGTCGCTGAAAAAATAGATGTTGTTGCCGCTTCACTATCGATAACAGAAGAGAGAAGTAAAATTATCGATTTTTCCGATAAATATTATCAAACGGGTGCAAGTTTGGCGGTTGCTGCGGGTAGTAAAATTCAGTCGACGCCTGAGAGTCTGGCGGGATATAAAATTGGTGTGCAATCGGGCTCAATTCATCAGTCTTATGCCTTAAAGCACTTTAAGTCGGCTTCGATTAAAGAGTATCAAACTCAAGATGAAGCAAATCAAGACCTGTTCTCGGGAAGAATAGATGCCACCTTAGCGGACGCCTTAGTATTAGAAGACTTTTTGAAATCAAGTGAAGGTACGCTTTGTTGTTCATCCGCCGGGCTCGTTGCTCATGATGAAGCACTGCTTGGCAAAGGTATTGGTTTTGGACTTAGGAAAGGCAACGATGATCTAAAAGCCTCACTCAATGCTGCCATTGAAGCGATCAGAAAGAATGGCATCTACGATAGCATCACTCAAAAATACTTCGAATTTAATATCTATGGTGAATAG